From Brassica oleracea var. oleracea cultivar TO1000 chromosome C3, BOL, whole genome shotgun sequence, a single genomic window includes:
- the LOC106335071 gene encoding staphylococcal nuclease domain-containing protein 1-like, whose amino-acid sequence MASATEIQWLKGRVKAVTSGDCLVITALVHNGPGAPLEKTITLSSLMAPKMARRGGKDEPFAWESKEFLRKLCIGKEIAFSVDYKVEAIGREFGSVFLGTQNLAKLVVQNGWAKVREPGQQNQGKVSPFIKELLQLQEQANQEGFGCWSKVPGAAEASIRDLPPSAIGDSAGFDAMGLLAANKGKPMEGIVEQVRDGSSIRVYLLPEFQFVQVFVAGIQSPSMGRRNTNGNVVETVPDESNGDASSGESKGPLTSAQRLAASAAASSVEVSADPFAAEAKYFTEYRVLSRDVRIVLEGVDKFNNLIGSVHYSDGETVKDLGLELVENGLAKYVEWSANMMEEEAKRKLKAAELKCKKDKVKMWANYVPPATNSKALHDQNFTGKVVEVVSGDCIVVADDAIPYGSPAAERRVNLSSIRCPKMGNPRREEKPAPYAREAREFLRQRLIGKQVIVQMEYSRKVTPAEGAAPTGAGDRIMDFGSVFIPSPAKGDTQEVAASAISGSQPAGVNIAELLLSRGFGNVVRHRDFEERSNHYDALLAAESRALSGKKGIHSAKESPVMHITDLTVAAAKKAKDFLPSLQRIRRIPAVVEYVLSGHRCKLYIPKLTCSIAFAFSGVRCPGRGEPFSDEAISVMRRRIMQRDVEIEVETVDRTGTFLGSMWESRTNVATVLLEAGLAKMQTSFGADRIVEAHILEQAERSAKNQKLKIWENYVEGQEVSNGSTTVETRQKETLKVAVTEVLGGGRFYVQTVGDQRVASIQNQLSSLSLKDAPIIGSFNPKRGDIVLAQFSLDNSWNRAMIVSAPRAAVESPDEKFEVFYIDYGNQEVVPYSAIRPVDPSVSSAPGLAQLCRLAYIKVPSLEEDFGPEAGEYLHTITLGSGKEFKAVIEERDASGGKVKGQGTGTELVVTLIAVDDEVSVNAAMLQGGIARMEKRRRFEHKDKKAALDALEKFQEEARKSRTGIWQYGDVESDDEDVAPARKPAGGGRR is encoded by the exons ATGGCGTCAGCGACTGAGATCCAATGGCTCAAGGGAAGAGTGAAGGCTGTTACCTCCGGAGACTGTTTAGTGATCACTGCTTTGGTCCACAACGGACCTGGAGCTCCACTGGAAAAGACTATCACTCTCTCTTCTCTCATGGCACCTAAGATG GCTCGCAGGGGAGGTAAGGATGAGCCTTTTGCATGGGAAAGCAAGGAGTTTCTGAGGAAACTTTGCATTGGAAAG GAAATTGCTTTCAGTGTGGATTACAAAGTTGAAGCCATTGGAAGAGAATTTGGATCTGTTTTTCTAGGAACCCAGAATCTTGCAAAGCTTGTTGTTCAAAATGGTTGGGCAAAG GTTAGGGAGCCAGGTCAGCAGAATCAGGGTAAGGTTAGTCCTTTCATTAAAGAGCTGCTACAGCTTCAAGAGCAGGCTAACCAAGAAGGATTTGGTTGCTGGAGCAAG GTTCCTGGTGCTGCTGAGGCATCTATCAGAGACCTTCCTCCTTCTGCCATTGGAGACTCTGCAGGCTTTGACGCCATGGGGCTGTTAGCTGCCAACAAAGGCAAGCCCATGGAAGGCATTGTTGAGCAAGTGCGCGATGGAAGCAGCATCCGTGTTTATCTTCTTCCAGAGTTCCAGTTTGTGCAAGTGTTCGTTGCTGGAATCCAG TCTCCATCAATGGGGAGAAGAAACACAAATGGGAACGTTGTTGAGACGGTTCCAGATGAGTCTAATGGAGATGCTTCTTCTGGTGAGTCTAAAGGTCCTCTGACGTCAGCTCAGAGACTTGCTGCCTCTGCTGCTGCATCGTCTGTGGAGGTTTCTGCTGATCCTTTTGCAGCTGAAGCCAAGTACTTCACTGAGTACCGTGTTCTTAGCAGAGAT GTTCGGATAGTTCTTGAAGGCGTTGACAAGTTCAACAATCTGATTGGTTCAGTTCATTATTCTGATGGGGAAACAGTTAAAGACTTGGGGCTAGAGCTCGTTGAAAAT GGTCTTGCTAAATATGTTGAATGGAGTGCAAACATGATGGAGGAGGAAGCCAAGAGAAAGCTGAAAGCTGCTGAGCTGAAATGCAAAAAAGATAAGGTGAAAATGTGGGCTAACTATGTTCCACCAGCTACAAACTCTAAGGCACTTCATGACCAGAACTTTACCGGAAAG GTAGTGGAGGTGGTGAGTGGGGACTGTATTGTAGTTGCTGATGATGCTATCCCATATGGGAGCCCAGCAGCAGAGAGAAGGGTTAATCTTTCGAGCATCAGATGTCCTAAAATGGGTAACCCTCGTAGAGAAGAGAAGCCAGCTCCTTATGCTCGTGAAGCAAGAGAGTTCTTGAGACAGAGGCTTATTGGCAAACAG GTTATTGTTCAAATGGAATACTCAAGGAAAGTCACACCAGCAGAAGGTGCTGCCCCAACAGGTGCTGGTGATAGGATAATGGATTTTGGATCAGTGTTCATTCCATCTCCTGCAAAAGGCGATACCCAGGAAGTGGCTGCATCAGCCATCTCTGGCAGCCAGCCAGCTGGAGTGAACATCGCTGAGCTTCTTCTATCTCGTGGTTTTGGAAATGTGGTTAGACACCGAGATTTTGAAGAGAGATCAAACCATTATGATGCTCTTCTCGCTGCTGAGTCTCGTGCTCTCTCTGGAAAGAAAGGAATCCATTCTGCTAAAGAGTCTCCTGTCATGCACATCACAGACCTAACCGTGGCCGCAGCTAAGAAAGCTAAAGATTTCTTGCCATCGCTGCAAAGAATCAGGAGGATACCAGCTGTTGTGGAATATGTACTAAGCGGACATAGGTGTAAGCTTTATATTCCGAAGCTAACGTGTAGCATTGCCTTTGCGTTCTCTGGTGTTAGATGTCCTGGTCGTGGAGAGCCTTTTTCAGATGAAGCTATCTCTGTAATGAGACGTAGAATCATGCAAAGAGATGTTGAG ATTGAAGTTGAGACGGTGGATAGAACCGGTACTTTCTTGGGATCAATGTGGGAGTCCAGGACAAATGTGGCCACTGTTCTTCTTGAAGCTGGCTTAGCGAAAATGCAGACTAGCTTTGGTGCAGACAGGATTGTTGAAGCACATATTCTTGAACAGGCAGAGAGATCTGCTAAGAATCAGAAACTGAAG ATTTGGGAGAACTATGTTGAAGGACAAGAAGTCTCAAACGGAAGTACAACCGTTGAGACCAGACAAAAGGAGACTTTAAAGGTTGCTGTTACAGAAGTACTTGGAGGTGGTCGGTTCTATGTTCAAACGGTTGGAGATCAGAGAGTAGCTTCTATTCAGAACCAGCTTTCATCTTTGAGTCTTAAAGATGCTCCAATCATTGGTTCCTTCAACCCTAAGAGAGGTGACATTGTCCTCGCACAGTTTAGCCTTGACAACTCCTGGAACCGTGCAATG ATTGTGAGTGCGCCACGAGCAGCTGTTGAGTCTCCAGATGAGAAGTTTGAAGTGTTCTACATCGATTATGGAAACCAAGAGGTGGTCCCTTACAGCGCAATCCGACCAGTTGATCCTTCTGTCTCCTCAGCACCAGGGCTAGCTCAGCTCTGCAGGCTTGCTTACATTAAGGTACCAAGCTTGGAAGAAGACTTTGGTCCTGAAGCTGGAGAGTATTTGCATACAATAACGTTGGGAAGTGGTAAAGAGTTCAAAGCAGTTATTGAAGAAAGAGACGCATCTGGAGGCAAAGTGAAAGGACAAGGAACTGGAACTGAACTTGTTGTCACTCTCATTGCTGTCGACGATGAGGTCTCTGTAAACGCTGCAATGCTTCAG GGAGGAATAGCGAGGATGGAGAAACGTAGGAGGTTTGAGCACAAGGACAAAAAAGCTGCTCTTGATGCTTTGGAGAAGTTCCAAGAGGAAGCTCGCAAGTCTAGGACTGGGATATGGCAGTACGGTGACGTCGAATCAGATGATGAGGACGTTGCTCCGGCTAGAAAGCCTGCCGGTGGTGGTCGCCGGTAA